In Desulfovibrio sp. 86, the following proteins share a genomic window:
- the fliM gene encoding flagellar motor switch protein FliM, translating to MNKVLAQDEVDALLRGLSGGEIESEVETPEDDSGIVAFDLANQDRIIRGRMPVLEIVNDRFARLCTNALSNSVRKRVELNPISIDMTKFGEFMRSLPVPTSINIFKMDPLRGNAIMVVDSRLVFALVESVFGGAGSQPKVEGREFTRIEQAVVDKIVKIALENMEESWRPVHDVKLELVRSEINPQFAAIVPPSDVVVVITFEVELDTALGSMIICLPYATIEPIRSKLHASFQTERLEVDHAWVARLKERLLETPIELKVHFGSTTITGNQLLRMQVGDVLVLDKDQEDLLNCTVAGVCKYQGIAGTVKAMKSFQIIKENEPQYT from the coding sequence ATGAACAAAGTTTTGGCGCAAGATGAAGTGGATGCACTGCTTCGCGGGCTTTCCGGCGGCGAAATTGAGAGCGAAGTTGAGACCCCGGAAGACGATTCCGGCATTGTGGCCTTTGACCTTGCCAATCAGGACCGCATCATACGCGGGCGCATGCCCGTGCTTGAAATCGTCAATGACCGTTTCGCCCGGCTTTGCACCAACGCCCTTTCCAACTCCGTGCGCAAGCGCGTTGAACTGAATCCCATATCCATTGATATGACCAAGTTCGGCGAGTTCATGCGCTCCCTGCCCGTGCCCACGTCCATCAACATCTTCAAGATGGACCCCCTGCGCGGCAACGCCATCATGGTTGTGGACTCCCGCCTGGTCTTTGCCCTGGTGGAAAGCGTCTTTGGCGGCGCTGGCTCCCAGCCCAAGGTGGAAGGCCGCGAATTTACCCGCATCGAACAGGCCGTGGTGGATAAGATCGTCAAGATCGCCCTGGAAAATATGGAAGAATCCTGGCGGCCCGTGCACGACGTGAAGCTTGAACTGGTGCGCAGCGAAATCAACCCGCAGTTCGCCGCCATTGTGCCGCCCAGCGACGTCGTTGTCGTCATCACCTTTGAGGTTGAGCTGGATACGGCTCTGGGCTCCATGATTATCTGCCTGCCCTACGCCACCATCGAGCCCATCCGCTCCAAACTGCACGCCAGTTTTCAGACGGAACGGCTTGAAGTGGACCACGCCTGGGTGGCGCGCCTCAAGGAGCGCCTGCTGGAAACGCCCATTGAACTCAAGGTGCACTTCGGCAGCACCACCATCACAGGCAACCAGTTGCTGCGCATGCAGGTTGGCGACGTTCTTGTGCTGGACAAGGATCAGGAAGACCTGCTGAACTGCACCGTGGCCGGAGTCTGCAAGTATCAGGGAATAGCCGGCACCGTGAAGGCCATGAAGTCCTTTCAGATTATCAAGGAAAACGAACCGCAATACACCTGA
- the gmhB gene encoding D-glycero-beta-D-manno-heptose 1,7-bisphosphate 7-phosphatase: protein MVEGKVLRRAVFLDRDGTLNKDVGYVYRKEDWQWLPGVAEALKRLRAVGYVLVVVSNQSGIARGMYDREALRLLEEWVNAELAAKNAAIDAWYYCPHLPEITGPCECRKPDPGLLLQAARDLDLDLANSWMIGDRVRDVQAGLAAGCQSILLHPEGSDNSDDDDVPDGVAVVPHLPAATVRILAPRMRQLRAARMLEKMKE from the coding sequence ATGGTGGAAGGTAAGGTTTTGCGGCGGGCAGTATTTCTTGACCGTGACGGCACGCTGAACAAGGATGTCGGCTACGTATACCGCAAGGAAGACTGGCAATGGCTGCCCGGCGTGGCCGAGGCGCTCAAGCGCCTGCGGGCCGTGGGCTATGTGCTTGTGGTGGTGAGCAACCAGTCCGGCATCGCGCGCGGCATGTATGACCGCGAGGCGCTGCGCCTGCTGGAAGAATGGGTGAATGCGGAACTGGCCGCCAAGAACGCGGCCATAGATGCGTGGTACTACTGCCCGCATCTGCCTGAAATCACCGGCCCCTGCGAGTGCCGCAAGCCCGATCCGGGGCTCCTGCTGCAGGCCGCCCGCGATCTGGATCTTGATCTGGCCAACTCCTGGATGATCGGCGACCGCGTGCGCGATGTGCAGGCTGGTCTTGCGGCGGGCTGCCAGAGCATCTTGCTGCACCCCGAAGGCAGCGACAACAGCGATGACGATGACGTGCCGGACGGCGTGGCCGTGGTGCCGCATCTGCCAGCGGCGACAGTGCGCATCCTGGCTCCGCGCATGCGGCAGTTGCGCGCGGCGCGCATGCTGGAAAAAATGAAGGAATGA
- a CDS encoding YccF domain-containing protein: MNSTLGCLGNALWFLLGGVFMGLMWWLFGVLCFISIVGIPWGRACFVMGNFAFFPFGKMPVSRDVLTGSPDVGTSVFGTVGNIIWLLLAGIWIAMGHLVSAAACAVTIIGIPFAWQHVKLAALALCPIGKTIVPAPVAQAAEEAATLRDYHGRR, from the coding sequence ATGAACAGTACCCTGGGCTGCCTTGGCAACGCGCTGTGGTTTTTGCTGGGCGGCGTTTTTATGGGCCTCATGTGGTGGCTGTTCGGCGTGCTCTGCTTTATCTCCATTGTGGGCATCCCCTGGGGGCGCGCGTGCTTTGTCATGGGCAACTTCGCCTTTTTCCCCTTTGGCAAGATGCCCGTTTCGCGCGATGTGCTGACAGGCTCCCCGGATGTGGGCACGAGCGTGTTCGGCACAGTGGGCAACATCATCTGGCTGCTGTTGGCGGGCATCTGGATTGCCATGGGACATCTTGTGTCCGCCGCCGCATGCGCGGTGACCATTATCGGCATTCCCTTCGCATGGCAGCATGTGAAGCTGGCCGCACTGGCCCTGTGCCCCATTGGCAAGACCATTGTGCCCGCGCCTGTGGCGCAGGCGGCCGAAGAAGCCGCGACTCTGCGCGACTACCACGGCAGACGCTGA
- the purM gene encoding phosphoribosylformylglycinamidine cyclo-ligase has product MSSDRAKAYTQAGVDIEAGNTLVSRIKSMVQSTQTRGVISDIGGFGGLFRPDLSGMSEPLLVSSTDGVGTKLKLAFAFDKHDTVGIDLVAMSVNDILVQGANPLFFLDYFATGKLDVDTAQTVIGGVAEGCRQADCALLGGETAEMPDMYAPGEYDLAGFCVGIVDNAKLIDGSAIQVGDHIVGIASSGLHSNGYSLARKVLEKSGLKPDDAFPGADGATVREVMLAPTIIYVEAVRSLLRDLKVKGMAHITGGGFYDNIPRVLPAQVEARINFGSWQMPPVFRWLKETGDLSWPEILQIFNGGIGYVMVLPPDQSEEAISRIQAFNLRAWHIGDVARRSKGDGGETEQVVVHF; this is encoded by the coding sequence ATGTCCAGCGATCGCGCAAAAGCCTATACGCAGGCAGGCGTTGACATTGAAGCGGGAAATACCCTTGTTTCGCGCATCAAATCTATGGTGCAGAGCACCCAGACCAGGGGTGTCATCTCAGATATAGGCGGCTTTGGCGGCCTGTTCCGACCTGACCTCAGCGGCATGAGCGAGCCTTTGCTGGTTTCCTCCACGGATGGCGTGGGCACCAAGCTCAAGCTGGCCTTTGCTTTTGACAAGCACGATACCGTGGGTATCGACCTGGTGGCCATGAGCGTCAACGATATCTTGGTACAGGGTGCCAATCCTCTGTTTTTCCTGGATTATTTTGCAACGGGCAAGCTTGACGTGGATACGGCGCAGACCGTCATCGGCGGCGTGGCCGAAGGCTGCCGTCAGGCCGACTGTGCCCTGCTTGGCGGCGAAACCGCTGAAATGCCCGACATGTACGCCCCCGGCGAATACGATCTCGCGGGCTTTTGCGTGGGCATTGTGGACAATGCCAAGCTTATCGACGGTTCGGCCATCCAGGTTGGCGACCACATCGTGGGCATTGCCTCCTCCGGTCTGCACTCCAACGGCTATTCCCTGGCCCGCAAGGTGCTGGAAAAGAGCGGTCTCAAACCTGATGACGCTTTTCCCGGAGCCGATGGGGCCACCGTGCGCGAAGTCATGCTGGCGCCCACCATCATTTACGTTGAAGCCGTGCGCTCCCTTTTGCGCGACCTCAAGGTCAAGGGCATGGCCCATATTACCGGCGGCGGCTTTTACGACAATATCCCCCGCGTGCTGCCCGCCCAGGTCGAGGCCCGCATCAATTTCGGCAGTTGGCAGATGCCTCCGGTCTTTCGCTGGCTCAAGGAAACGGGCGACCTTTCCTGGCCGGAAATCCTGCAGATTTTCAACGGCGGCATAGGCTATGTGATGGTGCTGCCCCCTGATCAGAGTGAAGAGGCCATCAGCCGCATTCAGGCCTTCAACCTGCGCGCCTGGCACATCGGTGATGTGGCCCGCCGCAGCAAGGGCGACGGCGGCGAAACCGAACAGGTCGTGGTGCACTTCTAG